Proteins from a single region of Ensifer adhaerens:
- a CDS encoding ABC transporter ATP-binding protein: MFGWFESRLNPYPAEEPTLPPKSLFGFCWHYSKPAVPWLLIMSVCTALIAIGEVALFQFLGNMVDWLSSANRDTFLEAEGGRLFWMGALVLIGLPGLVAIDSLIMHQVLLGNYPMIARWQMHRYLLRQSMTFFANEFAGRVATKVMQTSLAVRETVMKILDVFVYVVSYFVTMLAVVATADWRLVIPLTIWLAIYIGIVSYFVPRLQKISKEQADARSMMTGRIVDSYTNIGTVKLFSHAGREEGYARDGMDGFLDTVHRQMRKVTLFHILVYANNSIALFAIAALGIHLWLTSAISVGAIAIAVGLAMRINGMSQWIMWEVSALFENIGTVYDGIGMMTKAHDIVDEPDAKALKAEKGAIAFDNIRFHYGKAKGVIDHLSLDIKPGEKIGLVGRSGAGKTTLMNLLLRFYDLEDGAIRIDGKDISTVTQDSLRAQIGVVTQDTSLLHRSIRDNIAYGHPEADDEAIIAAAKKANAWDFVEGLEDNQGRKGLDAQVGERGVKLSGGQRQRIAIARVFLKDAPILILDEATSALDSEVEAAIQENLFALMSGKTVIAIAHRLSTLTEMDRLVILEAGRIVETGSHGELVANGGLYADLWSRQSGGFIADDVEKEEAAE; this comes from the coding sequence ATGTTTGGCTGGTTTGAATCCCGCCTCAATCCCTATCCGGCGGAGGAGCCGACGCTCCCGCCGAAGAGCCTTTTCGGCTTCTGCTGGCACTATTCCAAGCCGGCCGTGCCGTGGCTCCTCATCATGTCGGTCTGCACCGCGCTGATTGCCATCGGTGAAGTGGCGCTGTTCCAGTTCCTCGGCAACATGGTCGACTGGCTGTCGAGCGCCAATCGCGATACGTTCCTGGAAGCCGAAGGCGGCAGGCTCTTCTGGATGGGAGCGCTCGTCCTCATCGGCCTGCCTGGTCTGGTGGCGATCGACTCGCTGATCATGCATCAGGTGCTGCTCGGCAACTATCCGATGATCGCCCGCTGGCAGATGCACCGCTACCTGTTGCGCCAGAGCATGACCTTCTTTGCCAACGAGTTCGCCGGACGCGTGGCGACGAAGGTGATGCAGACCTCGCTTGCCGTGCGCGAAACGGTGATGAAGATCCTCGACGTCTTCGTCTATGTCGTCAGCTACTTCGTCACCATGCTCGCCGTCGTGGCGACTGCCGACTGGCGCCTGGTCATCCCGCTCACCATCTGGCTTGCGATCTATATCGGCATCGTCAGCTACTTCGTGCCGCGCCTGCAGAAGATTTCCAAGGAGCAGGCGGATGCGCGCTCGATGATGACGGGCCGGATCGTCGACAGCTACACCAACATCGGAACGGTCAAGCTGTTCTCGCATGCCGGCCGCGAAGAAGGCTATGCACGCGACGGCATGGACGGTTTCCTCGACACCGTGCATCGCCAGATGCGCAAGGTGACGCTCTTCCACATCCTCGTTTACGCCAACAACAGCATCGCGCTCTTTGCGATCGCAGCACTCGGCATCCATCTGTGGCTGACGAGCGCGATCTCGGTTGGCGCGATCGCGATCGCCGTCGGTCTGGCGATGCGCATCAACGGCATGTCGCAATGGATCATGTGGGAAGTCTCGGCGCTGTTCGAGAACATCGGCACGGTCTACGACGGCATCGGCATGATGACCAAGGCACACGACATCGTCGACGAACCGGATGCCAAGGCGCTGAAGGCGGAGAAGGGGGCAATCGCCTTCGACAACATCCGCTTCCACTACGGCAAGGCCAAGGGCGTCATCGATCACCTGTCGCTCGACATCAAGCCGGGGGAGAAGATCGGTCTCGTCGGTCGCTCCGGCGCCGGCAAGACGACGCTGATGAACCTGCTCCTGCGCTTCTACGACCTCGAGGACGGTGCGATCCGGATCGACGGCAAGGATATCTCCACCGTCACCCAGGACAGCCTGCGCGCCCAGATCGGCGTCGTCACGCAGGATACCTCGCTGCTGCACCGCTCCATTCGCGACAACATCGCCTATGGTCATCCGGAAGCGGACGACGAGGCGATCATTGCGGCGGCGAAGAAGGCGAATGCCTGGGACTTCGTTGAGGGGCTTGAGGACAACCAGGGCCGCAAGGGCCTGGATGCGCAGGTCGGTGAACGCGGCGTCAAGCTCTCCGGCGGCCAGCGCCAGCGCATCGCGATCGCGCGCGTGTTCCTGAAGGACGCGCCGATCCTGATCCTCGACGAGGCGACGTCCGCACTCGACTCCGAGGTCGAAGCGGCGATCCAGGAGAACCTGTTCGCGTTGATGTCCGGCAAGACGGTGATCGCGATCGCTCACCGGCTGTCGACGCTGACGGAGATGGACCGGCTGGTGATCCTCGAAGCTGGCCGGATCGTCGAGACGGGCTCGCATGGTGAACTGGTCGCCAATGGCGGTCTTTACGCCGATCTCTGGTCTCGCCAGTCCGGCGGCTTCATCGCCGACGACGTCGAGAAGGAAGAAGCTGCAGAATAA
- a CDS encoding ABC transporter ATP-binding protein: MLSAIVSLFENWIKPFARRERLQPPKSLWGFAWFYARQAKGPFIAMAVLGGLVAMLEAGLFYFVGRLVDVLDTVKPEAGWSGLIAANGPELMFMLLTVMVFRFAAVSLAALVEEQSIITGFLNLVRWQSYVHVARQSLTFFQNDFSGRIVTKVWAGAQATSDLIVSLLQVVWFIVIYTASTMALVAQLDWRLAAMVAFWIVVFLALARYFVPRIRKHARETAEMASMLNGRMVDAYSNIQTLKLFGRDEENDRYIRSGFDRFQRAVIPFTRLLTAVRASLALLSGMMITAIAVYSIHLWLGGAISSGAVAFTLALVLRLNMLLGRMMTQFNSIMRNIGTIQNSAELVSQPIGLVDRPDATALAVSQPEIRFEHVRFHYGKAERVIDDFSLIVRPGEKVGIVGRSGAGKSTLVNLLLRFYDLESGRIRIDGQDIAAVTQESLRAQVGMVSQDTSLLHRSIRDNILFGRPDASEEQLIAAARKAEAYDFILGLQDQRGRQGFDAHVGERGVKLSGGQRQRIAIARVMLKDAPILVLDEATSALDSEVEAAIQSNLDRLMQGKTVLAIAHRLSTIAALDRLVVMDKGRIVEEGTHAELVARGGLYAGLWSRQSGGFLAREEAAE, encoded by the coding sequence ATGCTCAGCGCCATCGTCAGCCTCTTCGAGAACTGGATCAAGCCTTTCGCGCGGCGCGAGCGCCTTCAGCCGCCCAAATCGCTCTGGGGTTTCGCCTGGTTCTACGCCAGGCAGGCGAAAGGACCGTTCATTGCCATGGCCGTGCTTGGCGGTCTCGTCGCCATGCTCGAAGCCGGGCTGTTCTACTTCGTCGGGCGGCTGGTCGATGTTCTCGACACGGTGAAGCCGGAAGCCGGCTGGAGCGGGCTCATTGCCGCCAACGGGCCGGAACTCATGTTCATGCTGCTGACGGTGATGGTGTTCCGCTTTGCCGCGGTGTCGCTGGCAGCGCTCGTCGAAGAGCAGTCGATCATCACCGGTTTTCTCAATCTGGTGCGCTGGCAGTCCTATGTGCATGTTGCGCGCCAGTCGCTGACCTTCTTCCAGAACGATTTCTCCGGCCGCATCGTCACAAAGGTGTGGGCCGGCGCTCAGGCGACGAGCGATCTCATCGTCTCGCTGCTGCAGGTCGTCTGGTTCATCGTCATCTACACGGCCTCCACCATGGCGCTGGTGGCGCAGCTCGATTGGCGTCTGGCCGCAATGGTCGCCTTCTGGATCGTCGTCTTCCTGGCGCTCGCGCGTTACTTCGTTCCACGCATCCGCAAGCACGCCCGCGAGACGGCCGAAATGGCCTCGATGCTGAACGGCCGCATGGTCGATGCCTATTCCAACATCCAGACGCTGAAGCTCTTCGGTCGCGACGAGGAGAACGACCGCTATATCCGCTCCGGCTTCGATCGGTTCCAGCGCGCGGTCATTCCGTTTACGCGACTTCTGACCGCCGTGCGCGCTTCGCTGGCGCTGCTTTCCGGCATGATGATCACCGCGATTGCGGTCTATTCGATCCATCTCTGGCTCGGCGGCGCGATCAGTTCCGGTGCCGTCGCCTTCACGCTGGCGCTGGTGCTCCGGCTCAACATGCTGCTCGGCCGGATGATGACGCAGTTCAACTCGATCATGCGCAACATCGGCACGATCCAGAATTCGGCCGAACTCGTGTCACAGCCGATCGGTCTCGTCGACCGGCCCGATGCCACCGCACTCGCCGTCAGCCAACCGGAAATTCGCTTCGAACACGTCCGCTTCCATTACGGCAAGGCCGAGCGCGTCATCGACGATTTCTCGCTGATCGTTCGACCCGGTGAAAAGGTAGGCATCGTCGGCCGTTCCGGCGCCGGCAAGTCGACGCTCGTCAACCTGTTGCTGCGCTTCTACGATCTTGAGAGCGGGCGCATCCGCATCGACGGGCAGGATATTGCGGCGGTAACGCAGGAATCCTTGCGTGCCCAGGTCGGCATGGTCAGCCAGGACACCTCGCTGCTGCATCGCTCGATCCGCGACAACATCCTCTTTGGTCGGCCGGACGCGAGCGAGGAGCAACTGATCGCAGCCGCACGAAAAGCCGAAGCCTACGACTTCATTCTCGGCCTGCAGGACCAGCGCGGCCGCCAGGGGTTCGATGCCCATGTCGGCGAGCGTGGTGTCAAGCTTTCCGGTGGCCAGCGTCAGCGCATCGCCATAGCCCGGGTGATGCTCAAGGATGCGCCGATCCTGGTTCTCGACGAGGCGACTTCTGCGCTCGATTCGGAAGTCGAGGCGGCGATCCAGTCCAATCTCGACCGTCTGATGCAGGGCAAGACGGTGCTGGCGATCGCTCACCGTCTGTCGACGATCGCCGCGCTCGACCGGCTCGTCGTCATGGACAAGGGGCGGATCGTCGAGGAGGGAACGCATGCAGAACTCGTCGCCCGTGGCGGGCTATACGCCGGGCTCTGGTCGCGCCAGTCGGGCGGATTTCTGGCCCGCGAAGAAGCGGCCGAGTAG
- a CDS encoding cytochrome b yields MSAEHSTYTPTTGIEKWVDSRLPLPRLVHDSFISYPVPRNLNYAYTFGAMLSVMLIVQILTGIVLAMHYAADTTVAFNSVEKIMRDVNHGWLLRYMHANGASFFFIAVYLHIARGLYYGSYKAPREILWILGVVIYLLMMATGFMGYVLPWGQMSFWGATVITGFFTAFPLVGEWIQQFLLGGFAVDQPTLNRFFSLHYLLPFMIAGVVVLHIWALHVTGQTNPTGVEVKSKTDTVPFTPYATLKDALGVSVFLIIYAWFVFYMPNFLGHPDNYIPADALKTPAHIVPEWYYLPFYAMLRAITFNIGPIDSKLGGVLVMFGSIIILFFLPWLDTSKVRSAVYRPWYKLFFWIFVINAIMLGWLGSRPAEGLYVVMSQIGTLYYFGFFLVIMPVLGLIETPKRIPNSITEAVLEKQNAKAQPAVARA; encoded by the coding sequence ATGAGTGCTGAACATTCAACCTACACGCCGACGACTGGCATTGAGAAATGGGTTGATTCCCGTCTGCCGTTGCCGCGTCTCGTTCATGATAGCTTCATCAGCTATCCGGTTCCCCGGAACCTGAACTACGCCTACACTTTCGGTGCCATGCTTTCGGTCATGCTGATCGTGCAGATCCTGACCGGTATCGTTCTCGCGATGCACTATGCCGCCGACACGACCGTCGCCTTCAACTCGGTCGAAAAGATCATGCGCGACGTCAACCATGGCTGGCTGCTGCGCTACATGCACGCCAACGGCGCATCCTTCTTCTTCATCGCCGTCTACCTGCACATTGCCCGTGGTCTCTACTACGGCTCCTACAAGGCTCCGCGCGAAATCCTCTGGATCCTCGGCGTGGTCATCTACCTCCTGATGATGGCGACCGGCTTCATGGGCTACGTTCTGCCTTGGGGTCAGATGTCCTTCTGGGGTGCTACGGTTATCACCGGCTTCTTCACCGCCTTCCCGCTGGTAGGTGAGTGGATCCAGCAGTTCCTGCTCGGTGGCTTCGCCGTCGATCAGCCGACGCTGAACCGCTTCTTCTCGCTGCACTACCTGCTGCCCTTCATGATTGCCGGCGTCGTCGTCCTGCACATCTGGGCGCTGCACGTCACCGGCCAGACCAACCCGACCGGCGTTGAAGTCAAGTCCAAGACCGACACCGTTCCCTTCACGCCCTATGCGACGCTGAAGGATGCACTCGGCGTCTCCGTCTTCCTGATCATCTACGCCTGGTTCGTCTTCTACATGCCGAACTTCCTCGGCCATCCGGACAACTACATTCCGGCTGACGCGCTGAAGACGCCGGCTCACATCGTTCCGGAATGGTACTACCTGCCGTTCTACGCGATGCTGCGCGCCATCACCTTCAACATCGGCCCGATCGACTCCAAGCTCGGCGGCGTTCTGGTGATGTTCGGCTCGATCATCATCCTGTTCTTCCTGCCCTGGCTCGACACGTCCAAGGTCCGCTCGGCCGTCTACCGTCCGTGGTACAAGCTGTTCTTCTGGATCTTCGTCATCAACGCCATCATGCTCGGCTGGCTCGGCTCACGCCCTGCAGAAGGCCTCTACGTCGTGATGTCGCAGATCGGCACGCTCTACTACTTCGGTTTCTTCCTCGTCATCATGCCGGTTCTCGGCCTGATCGAAACGCCGAAGCGCATTCCGAATTCCATCACCGAAGCGGTGCTGGAAAAGCAGAATGCCAAGGCGCAGCCGGCCGTCGCGCGCGCCTGA
- a CDS encoding cytochrome c1 — protein MKKLVTGILSLAVVAGLGLGAAVAEEAKGGEEHGGGTPHYPIHKPEQQDWSFAGPFGHYDKGQLQRGLKVYAEVCSACHSMNLVPFRTLEGLGYSEAQVKAFAANYEVQDGPNADGEMFTRKALPSDHFPSPYANKEAAAASNNGAAPPDFSLIAKARGIERGFPQFVFDMFWPYQEGGPDYIHALLTGYQEPPQGVEVAEGTHYNPYFANAAALAMAQPISNDQVTYDDGTPQTVDQYAKDVASFLMWAAEPHLEERKRTGFMVMVFLLIFTGLVYLTKKSVYANKEH, from the coding sequence ATGAAAAAGCTTGTTACAGGCATTCTGTCACTCGCTGTCGTCGCTGGTCTCGGTCTCGGAGCGGCTGTCGCCGAAGAGGCAAAGGGCGGCGAGGAGCATGGCGGCGGTACGCCCCACTACCCGATCCACAAGCCGGAACAGCAGGACTGGAGCTTTGCCGGCCCGTTCGGTCACTATGACAAGGGCCAGCTTCAGCGTGGTCTGAAGGTCTACGCCGAAGTCTGTTCGGCTTGCCACTCGATGAACCTGGTGCCCTTCCGTACGCTCGAAGGCCTCGGCTACTCGGAAGCGCAGGTGAAGGCGTTTGCAGCAAACTACGAAGTTCAGGACGGCCCGAACGCCGACGGTGAAATGTTCACCCGCAAGGCTCTGCCGTCTGATCACTTCCCGTCGCCTTACGCGAACAAGGAAGCGGCTGCGGCATCCAACAACGGTGCAGCTCCGCCGGACTTCTCGCTGATCGCGAAGGCACGTGGCATCGAACGCGGCTTCCCGCAGTTCGTCTTCGACATGTTCTGGCCCTACCAGGAAGGCGGCCCGGATTACATCCATGCGCTGCTGACCGGCTACCAGGAGCCGCCGCAGGGTGTCGAAGTCGCCGAAGGTACGCACTACAACCCGTACTTCGCGAACGCCGCCGCTCTGGCAATGGCGCAGCCGATCTCCAACGACCAGGTCACCTACGACGACGGCACGCCGCAGACGGTGGACCAGTACGCCAAGGACGTTGCTTCCTTCCTGATGTGGGCGGCCGAGCCGCACCTCGAGGAACGCAAGCGCACCGGCTTCATGGTCATGGTGTTCCTGCTGATCTTCACCGGTCTCGTCTACCTGACGAAGAAGTCGGTCTACGCCAACAAGGAACATTGA
- the petA gene encoding ubiquinol-cytochrome c reductase iron-sulfur subunit produces the protein MSEHDTSSEALGEPTRRDFLYLATGMAGVVGAGAVAWPFIDQMRPDASTLALASIEVDVSSLQPGMSLTAKWRGKPIFIRNRTEKEIEEAKAVKLDELKDPVARNANLPADAEASDVDRSAGEGKENWIVMIGSCTHLGCVPLGQAGDFGGWFCPCHGSHYDTAGRIRKGPAPENLHVPTFAFVSDTVIKIG, from the coding sequence GTGAGCGAACACGACACTTCAAGCGAGGCCTTGGGCGAGCCCACTCGCCGCGATTTCCTTTATCTGGCTACCGGCATGGCAGGCGTCGTTGGCGCTGGTGCTGTCGCCTGGCCTTTCATCGACCAGATGCGTCCGGATGCATCGACGCTCGCGCTCGCCTCGATCGAGGTTGACGTTTCGAGCCTGCAGCCCGGCATGTCGCTGACGGCGAAATGGCGCGGCAAGCCGATCTTCATCCGCAACCGTACGGAGAAGGAAATCGAAGAGGCAAAGGCCGTCAAGCTCGACGAGCTGAAGGATCCGGTTGCGCGCAATGCCAACCTTCCGGCCGACGCAGAGGCAAGCGATGTCGATCGCTCTGCCGGCGAGGGCAAGGAGAACTGGATCGTCATGATCGGTTCCTGCACCCATCTCGGCTGCGTGCCGCTTGGCCAGGCCGGTGACTTCGGTGGCTGGTTCTGTCCCTGCCACGGTTCGCACTACGATACGGCCGGTCGCATCCGTAAGGGTCCGGCGCCAGAGAACCTTCACGTGCCGACCTTCGCGTTCGTTTCCGACACAGTTATCAAGATCGGTTGA
- a CDS encoding GNAT family N-acetyltransferase, translating into MNVSSDTPPDLRGDGFVLRRPRDGDADARLRLGRHPQIYRMFGAGLSSPGLFGHGEAAAWVARIAGHPAAWIIDQNGLAGEVRLDNINHADRRASFAIGIFDPRRLGKGLGTAVTQRVLAYAFSELALHRVSLRVLSFNERAIAAYRKSGFSIEGRERESALIDGEWHDDIMMGILAAEFDARHAAPRNE; encoded by the coding sequence ATGAATGTTTCATCGGATACGCCTCCTGATCTTCGCGGTGACGGCTTCGTCCTTCGCCGCCCTCGCGACGGTGATGCGGATGCGCGCCTGCGGCTCGGCCGCCATCCGCAAATCTACCGAATGTTCGGTGCTGGCCTGTCGTCGCCCGGCCTCTTTGGCCACGGAGAGGCAGCCGCCTGGGTTGCGCGGATTGCCGGACACCCGGCAGCCTGGATCATCGATCAGAACGGCCTCGCCGGCGAAGTCAGGCTCGACAATATCAATCACGCCGATCGGCGCGCGAGCTTCGCCATCGGCATCTTCGATCCGCGGCGCCTCGGCAAGGGGCTTGGCACGGCGGTCACCCAGCGGGTATTGGCCTATGCCTTCAGTGAACTTGCCCTTCATCGGGTGTCGCTCAGAGTTCTTTCGTTTAATGAACGGGCGATTGCCGCCTATCGCAAATCCGGCTTCTCCATCGAGGGCCGCGAACGCGAGTCGGCTCTGATCGACGGTGAATGGCACGATGACATCATGATGGGCATCCTGGCCGCGGAATTTGA